A genome region from Manihot esculenta cultivar AM560-2 chromosome 5, M.esculenta_v8, whole genome shotgun sequence includes the following:
- the LOC110614487 gene encoding bZIP transcription factor 29 → MEGGNGNERSGDMQIFQSPFSAIGVSQMGGSTMRQSSPSLGPDTSKRIGVPPSHPNNPQIMATRSGSQNLNRGPSHSRSLSQSAVFSLDCLPPLSPLPCLSSGSNQSPPAFTDISMEDRGAGGSHGILLIPSPVTGTNDLRVNESLPPCRGHRRSMSDSVPLGFSAIIQSSPQLIPIGNRGALDRSGCGRENSGVEKSSDLVKRESEWSRNGNSNIDGKFEGVVVDDLLNACINFDNMETLNSSGTEDKDLDSRASGTKTNGAESSDNEVESRVKEGLKRSADGDIARSSRHYRSVSMDSYMENLQFDIESLKFPPIGSATNSMDGKLAKFNMEFGNAEFNEEELKKIMANEKLTEIAMVDPKRAKRILANRLSAARSKERKMRYISELEHKVQTLQTEATKLSAQVTVLQRDSAALTSQNNELKFCLQAMEQQAKLKDALNEALAAEVQHLRLAAAELRGDAHQQLSINHQMLKLQLQEPTQLNSYRFQQEQQKELQQLRQQHQHNPLQSQQQKS, encoded by the exons ATGGAGGGTGGCAATGGCAATGAAAGAAGTGGTGATATGCAAATATTTCAGTCTCCATTTAGTGCTATTGGTGTTTCTCAAATGGGTGGCTCTACTATGCGTCAATCTTCGCCTAGTCTTGGTCCTGATACCAGCAAGAGAATCGGTGTTCCTCCTTCTCACCCAAATAATCCACAGATTATGGCCACTCGTTCAGGTTCGCAGAATTTGAACCGAGGGCCGTCCCATTCGAGGTCCTTGTCTCAATCGGCTGTGTTTTCTCTTGATTGCTTGCCTCCATTGAGTCCTTTGCCTTGTCTGTCATCTGGGTCCAATCAATCTCCCCCTGCTTTTACTGATATTTCAATGGAAGATAGAGGTGCTGGGGGTTCTCATGGAATACTATTGATTCCTTCTCCAGTTACCGGAACTAATGATTTACGGGTCAACGAGAGTTTGCCTCCTTGCAGAGGACATAGGCGGTCAATGAGTGATAGTGTCCCTTTAGGATTCTCTGCGATTATCCAGTCTTCCCCTCAGCTGATACCCATTGGGAATCGAGGAGCTTTGGACCGTTCCGGTTGTGGAAGGGAAAATTCAGGGGTGGAAAAATCGAGCGATTTGGTGAAACGAGAATCGGAGTGGAGTAGGAATGGAAATAGCAATATAGATGGGAAATTTGAGGGAGTGGTTGTGGATGACTTGTTAAATGCTtgcattaattttgataatatggaGACATTGAACTCTTCTGGGACTGAGGATAAGGATTTGGATAGCAGAGCAAGTGGCACAAAGACAAATGGAGCTGAAAGCAGTGATAATGAAGTTGAAAGTAGAGTAAAAGAAGGGCTCAAGAGAAGTGCTGATGGAGATATTGCAAGGTCTTCTCGTCATTATAGAAGTGTTTCAATGGATAGCTACATGGAAAATTTGCAGTTTGATATTGAGTCTCTGAAATTTCCTCCCATTGGTTCTGCTACAAACTCAATGGATGGGAAGCTGGCCAAGTTCAATATGGAGTTTGGAAATGCTGAATTCAATGAAGAAGAGCTCAAAAAGATTATGGCAAACGAGAAACTTACagagattgcaatggttgaccCCAAGCGTGCCAAAAG GATTTTAGCCAATCGTCTGTCAGCTGCCCGCTCCAAGGAGCGGAAAATGCGATACATTTCAGAATTAGAGCACAAGGTGCAGACTTTGCAGACAGAAGCAACCAAGTTGTCTGCCCAGGTTACAGTATTACAG CGAGATTCTGCAGCTCTTACAAGCCAGAACAATGAATTGAAATTCTGTCTCCAGGCAATGGAACAACAAGCCAAACTCAAAGATG CTTTGAACGAAGCATTAGCTGCAGAGGTTCAACACCTACGCCTCGCTGCTGCAGAGCTCAGGGGAGATGCCCATCAGCAGCTTTCCATTAATCATCAGATGTTAAAGTTGCAGCTTCAAGAACCCACTCAGCTCAACAGCTATCGTTTTCAACAAGAACAGCAGAAAGAATTGCAGCAACTGAGACAGCAACATCAGCATAATCCTCTGCAATCTCAACAGCAGAAGAGTTAG
- the LOC110615489 gene encoding protein RCC2 homolog isoform X1, whose translation MSAVETEKKVDDEKKEGELLFCGATCWNIIGRKKGVQEGNLVSPTRLRPLVGVDIRFVAAGCVSCHCVALDVEGRCYTWGRNEKGQLGHGDTVQRDRPTIVSELSKYKIIKAGSGRSHTVVVTEDGQSLAFGWNKHGQLGSGSAKNEIESSPVRCLLSDIKNTACGADFTVWLSSVEGASILTAGLPQYGQLGHGTDNEYNTKDSSVRLAYEAQPRPRAIASLAGETIVKVACGANHTVAVDSNGYVYTWGFGGYGRLGHREQKDEWVPRRVEVFSKHNVLPADAVISAGSANSACTAGGGQLYMWGKIKNTGDDWMYPKPLMDLSGWNLRCMDSGSMHHFVGADNSCISWGHAQYGELGYGPSGQKSSSVPKKVDILESMHVIGVACGMGLSMVIVDRTNVDDRLEQLDIYDGKVSGEAGSDEPESKSPAAKQSTKKVSAKASDDSKKRKKPKDSSESEDEDITDTESESSEEQVNGRTRQSEPGRKVPDRSRGKSAAQGKVGGRSSNKSTNSSKVKAGKRGRPRKA comes from the exons ATGTCGGCTGTTGAAACGGAGAAGAAGGTCGACGACGAGAAAAAGGAGGGGGAGCTCTTGTTTTGTGGCGCCACTTGTTGGAATATTATTGGTCGCAAGAAAGGTGTCCAGGAAGGCAACTTGGTCTCTCCTACTCGTCTCCGTCCGCTCGTCGGCGTCGACATTCGCTTCGTTGCCGCTGGCTGTG TATCTTGTCATTGTGTGGCCCTGGACGTGGAAGGGCGGTGCTATACATGGGGTAGAAATGAG AAGGGGCAACTTGGTCATGGAGACACAGTTCAGCGTGATAGGCCTACAATTGTTTCAGAACTTTCGAA gtataaaattattaaagctGGATCAGGGAGAAGCCACACAGTAGTGGTCACAGAGGATGGTCAATCCCTAGCATTTGGCTGGAATAAACATGGGCAGTTAGGTTCTGGCTCAGCAAAAAATG AAATTGAGTCATCTCCTGTTCGCTGTCTCCTGTCTGACATCAAGAATACTGCTTGTGGAGCTGATTTTACTGTCTGGTTGTCGTCTGTTGAAGGAGCTTCTATACT AACTGCTGGCCTTCCACAGTATGGTCAGCTTGGACATGGAACAGACAATGAG TACAATACTAAAGATAGCTCAGTCAGGCTTGCATATGAAGCCCAGCCACGGCCTAGAGCAATTGCTTCTCTTGCTGGGGAAACTATTGTAAAAGTTGCATGCGGAGCTAATCATACAG TGGCTGTAGATTCAAATGGCTATGTTTACAC GTGGGGCTTTGGTGGTTATGGAAG GCTTGGACATAGAGAGCAGAAGGATGAGTGGGTTCCTCGTCGTGTGGAAGTCTTTTCAAAGCACAATGTCCTGCCTGCTGATGCAGTGATTTCTGCTGGTTCTGCAAATTCTGCGTGCACTGCTG GAGGTGGACAATTGTACATGTGGGGCAAAATAAAGAATACTGGTGATGACTGGATGTATCCTAAACCTCTAATGGATTTAAG TGGTTGGAATTTACGTTGCATGGATTCTGGCAGCATGCACCATTTTGTTGGTGCTGATAACTCCTGCATAAGTTGGGGCCATGCTCAGTATGGTGAACTAGGATATGGTCCTTCTGGACAAAA GTCTTCATCAGTACCCAAGAAGGTAGATATTCTTGAGAGCATGCATGTTATTGG TGTTGCATGTGGCATGGGCCTTTCCATGGTTATAGTTGATAGAACAAATGTTGATGACCGGCTTGAGCAG CTGGATATCTATGATGGCAAGGTTTCTGGTGAAG CAGGGAGTGATGAACCAGAGAGCAAATCTCCAGCTGCTAAGCAAAGTACAAAAAAAGTTAGCGCTAAAGCTTCCGATGAttcaaagaaaaggaagaaacccAAAGATTCATCAGAATCAGAAGATGAAGACATCACGGATACTGAAAGTGAAAGTAGCGAAGAACAGGTCAATGGCCGCACTCGACAAAGTGAACCGGGTAGAAAGGTTCCTGATAGAAGTCGAGGAAAATCTGCAGCACAAGGTAAAGTTGGTGGGCGTTCGAGCAATAAAAGTACAAATTCTTCTAAAGTAAAAGCAGGCAAGAGAGGAAGGCCAAGGAAGGCATAA
- the LOC110615489 gene encoding protein RCC2 homolog isoform X2: MSAVETEKKVDDEKKEGELLFCGATCWNIIGRKKGVQEGNLVSPTRLRPLVGVDIRFVAAGCVSCHCVALDVEGRCYTWGRNEKGQLGHGDTVQRDRPTIVSELSKYKIIKAGSGRSHTVVVTEDGQSLAFGWNKHGQLGSGSAKNEIESSPVRCLLSDIKNTACGADFTVWLSSVEGASILTAGLPQYGQLGHGTDNEYNTKDSSVRLAYEAQPRPRAIASLAGETIVKVACGANHTVAVDSNGYVYTWGFGGYGRLGHREQKDEWVPRRVEVFSKHNVLPADAVISAGSANSACTAGGGQLYMWGKIKNTGDDWMYPKPLMDLSGWNLRCMDSGSMHHFVGADNSCISWGHAQYGELGYGPSGQKSSSVPKKVDILESMHVIGVACGMGLSMVIVDRTNVDDRLEQLDIYDGKVSGEGSDEPESKSPAAKQSTKKVSAKASDDSKKRKKPKDSSESEDEDITDTESESSEEQVNGRTRQSEPGRKVPDRSRGKSAAQGKVGGRSSNKSTNSSKVKAGKRGRPRKA, encoded by the exons ATGTCGGCTGTTGAAACGGAGAAGAAGGTCGACGACGAGAAAAAGGAGGGGGAGCTCTTGTTTTGTGGCGCCACTTGTTGGAATATTATTGGTCGCAAGAAAGGTGTCCAGGAAGGCAACTTGGTCTCTCCTACTCGTCTCCGTCCGCTCGTCGGCGTCGACATTCGCTTCGTTGCCGCTGGCTGTG TATCTTGTCATTGTGTGGCCCTGGACGTGGAAGGGCGGTGCTATACATGGGGTAGAAATGAG AAGGGGCAACTTGGTCATGGAGACACAGTTCAGCGTGATAGGCCTACAATTGTTTCAGAACTTTCGAA gtataaaattattaaagctGGATCAGGGAGAAGCCACACAGTAGTGGTCACAGAGGATGGTCAATCCCTAGCATTTGGCTGGAATAAACATGGGCAGTTAGGTTCTGGCTCAGCAAAAAATG AAATTGAGTCATCTCCTGTTCGCTGTCTCCTGTCTGACATCAAGAATACTGCTTGTGGAGCTGATTTTACTGTCTGGTTGTCGTCTGTTGAAGGAGCTTCTATACT AACTGCTGGCCTTCCACAGTATGGTCAGCTTGGACATGGAACAGACAATGAG TACAATACTAAAGATAGCTCAGTCAGGCTTGCATATGAAGCCCAGCCACGGCCTAGAGCAATTGCTTCTCTTGCTGGGGAAACTATTGTAAAAGTTGCATGCGGAGCTAATCATACAG TGGCTGTAGATTCAAATGGCTATGTTTACAC GTGGGGCTTTGGTGGTTATGGAAG GCTTGGACATAGAGAGCAGAAGGATGAGTGGGTTCCTCGTCGTGTGGAAGTCTTTTCAAAGCACAATGTCCTGCCTGCTGATGCAGTGATTTCTGCTGGTTCTGCAAATTCTGCGTGCACTGCTG GAGGTGGACAATTGTACATGTGGGGCAAAATAAAGAATACTGGTGATGACTGGATGTATCCTAAACCTCTAATGGATTTAAG TGGTTGGAATTTACGTTGCATGGATTCTGGCAGCATGCACCATTTTGTTGGTGCTGATAACTCCTGCATAAGTTGGGGCCATGCTCAGTATGGTGAACTAGGATATGGTCCTTCTGGACAAAA GTCTTCATCAGTACCCAAGAAGGTAGATATTCTTGAGAGCATGCATGTTATTGG TGTTGCATGTGGCATGGGCCTTTCCATGGTTATAGTTGATAGAACAAATGTTGATGACCGGCTTGAGCAG CTGGATATCTATGATGGCAAGGTTTCTGGTGAAG GGAGTGATGAACCAGAGAGCAAATCTCCAGCTGCTAAGCAAAGTACAAAAAAAGTTAGCGCTAAAGCTTCCGATGAttcaaagaaaaggaagaaacccAAAGATTCATCAGAATCAGAAGATGAAGACATCACGGATACTGAAAGTGAAAGTAGCGAAGAACAGGTCAATGGCCGCACTCGACAAAGTGAACCGGGTAGAAAGGTTCCTGATAGAAGTCGAGGAAAATCTGCAGCACAAGGTAAAGTTGGTGGGCGTTCGAGCAATAAAAGTACAAATTCTTCTAAAGTAAAAGCAGGCAAGAGAGGAAGGCCAAGGAAGGCATAA
- the LOC110615489 gene encoding protein RCC2 isoform X3: MSAVETEKKVDDEKKEGELLFCGATCWNIIGRKKGVQEGNLVSPTRLRPLVGVDIRFVAAGCVSCHCVALDVEGRCYTWGRNEKGQLGHGDTVQRDRPTIVSELSKYKIIKAGSGRSHTVVVTEDGQSLAFGWNKHGQLGSGSAKNEIESSPVRCLLSDIKNTACGADFTVWLSSVEGASILTAGLPQYGQLGHGTDNEYNTKDSSVRLAYEAQPRPRAIASLAGETIVKVACGANHTVAVDSNGYVYTWGFGGYGRLGHREQKDEWVPRRVEVFSKHNVLPADAVISAGSANSACTAGGGQLYMWGKIKNTGDDWMYPKPLMDLRSSSVPKKVDILESMHVIGVACGMGLSMVIVDRTNVDDRLEQLDIYDGKVSGEAGSDEPESKSPAAKQSTKKVSAKASDDSKKRKKPKDSSESEDEDITDTESESSEEQVNGRTRQSEPGRKVPDRSRGKSAAQGKVGGRSSNKSTNSSKVKAGKRGRPRKA; encoded by the exons ATGTCGGCTGTTGAAACGGAGAAGAAGGTCGACGACGAGAAAAAGGAGGGGGAGCTCTTGTTTTGTGGCGCCACTTGTTGGAATATTATTGGTCGCAAGAAAGGTGTCCAGGAAGGCAACTTGGTCTCTCCTACTCGTCTCCGTCCGCTCGTCGGCGTCGACATTCGCTTCGTTGCCGCTGGCTGTG TATCTTGTCATTGTGTGGCCCTGGACGTGGAAGGGCGGTGCTATACATGGGGTAGAAATGAG AAGGGGCAACTTGGTCATGGAGACACAGTTCAGCGTGATAGGCCTACAATTGTTTCAGAACTTTCGAA gtataaaattattaaagctGGATCAGGGAGAAGCCACACAGTAGTGGTCACAGAGGATGGTCAATCCCTAGCATTTGGCTGGAATAAACATGGGCAGTTAGGTTCTGGCTCAGCAAAAAATG AAATTGAGTCATCTCCTGTTCGCTGTCTCCTGTCTGACATCAAGAATACTGCTTGTGGAGCTGATTTTACTGTCTGGTTGTCGTCTGTTGAAGGAGCTTCTATACT AACTGCTGGCCTTCCACAGTATGGTCAGCTTGGACATGGAACAGACAATGAG TACAATACTAAAGATAGCTCAGTCAGGCTTGCATATGAAGCCCAGCCACGGCCTAGAGCAATTGCTTCTCTTGCTGGGGAAACTATTGTAAAAGTTGCATGCGGAGCTAATCATACAG TGGCTGTAGATTCAAATGGCTATGTTTACAC GTGGGGCTTTGGTGGTTATGGAAG GCTTGGACATAGAGAGCAGAAGGATGAGTGGGTTCCTCGTCGTGTGGAAGTCTTTTCAAAGCACAATGTCCTGCCTGCTGATGCAGTGATTTCTGCTGGTTCTGCAAATTCTGCGTGCACTGCTG GAGGTGGACAATTGTACATGTGGGGCAAAATAAAGAATACTGGTGATGACTGGATGTATCCTAAACCTCTAATGGATTTAAG GTCTTCATCAGTACCCAAGAAGGTAGATATTCTTGAGAGCATGCATGTTATTGG TGTTGCATGTGGCATGGGCCTTTCCATGGTTATAGTTGATAGAACAAATGTTGATGACCGGCTTGAGCAG CTGGATATCTATGATGGCAAGGTTTCTGGTGAAG CAGGGAGTGATGAACCAGAGAGCAAATCTCCAGCTGCTAAGCAAAGTACAAAAAAAGTTAGCGCTAAAGCTTCCGATGAttcaaagaaaaggaagaaacccAAAGATTCATCAGAATCAGAAGATGAAGACATCACGGATACTGAAAGTGAAAGTAGCGAAGAACAGGTCAATGGCCGCACTCGACAAAGTGAACCGGGTAGAAAGGTTCCTGATAGAAGTCGAGGAAAATCTGCAGCACAAGGTAAAGTTGGTGGGCGTTCGAGCAATAAAAGTACAAATTCTTCTAAAGTAAAAGCAGGCAAGAGAGGAAGGCCAAGGAAGGCATAA
- the LOC122721252 gene encoding cytochrome P450 83B1-like yields the protein MVLLILLLLALPFLLSFLLRKLKTKRNLHLPPGPQGLPFIGNLHQFDSLNPHSYLWQLSQKHGPVMSLRLGFVPILVVSSAKMAEAVMKTHDLIFCSRPALVGQQKLSYNGLDLGCSPYNAYWREMRKFCMVYLFNSNRVQSFRPIREFEVSHMLEKISKSAVASEPVNLSEAMMSLTSTIICRVAFGKRYEEDGVGRSRFQELLKEAQALFMCFFVADYFPFLGFIDKFTGLLHRLEKNFREFDVFYEQIIQEHLDPSRSKPAEEDILDILLQLWKDRSFKVDLSFDHIKAVLMNVFVGGTDTGAATVVWAMTLLMKNPIAMKKAQEEIRKLVGKKGFVEEDDVQQLPYLKAVIKETMRLQPTVPLLVPRESTEDCVLDGYDIPAKTVVYVNTWAIGRDPEIWENPEEFNPERFINSSIDLKGQDFELTPFGAGRRICPGIFMGLATIEVSLANLLHKFDWEMPVGMKKEDLDMDVQPGITMHKKNALCLMARKYA from the exons ATGGTTTTGCTTATTCTTCTGCTGTTAGCTCTTCCATTtcttctttcatttcttctccgAAAGCTCAAAACTAAGAGAAATCTTCATTTGCCACCAGGTCCCCAGGGTCTTCCATTCATAGGCAACTTGCATCAATTTGATAGCTTAAACCCTCATTCCTACTTATGGCAGCTTTCTCAAAAACATGGTCCTGTAATGTCCTTGCGTCTAGGTTTTGTCCCAATCCTCGTAGTTTCCTCTGCCAAAATGGCTGAAGCAGTCATGAAAACCCATGATCTTATATTCTGTAGCAGGCCTGCTTTAGTTGGCCAGCAAAAGTTGTCGTACAATGGTTTAGACTTGGGTTGTTCACCTTATAATGCTTATTGGAGAGAGATGAGAAAATTTTGTATGGTTTATCTCTTCAACTCTAATAGAGTGCAAAGTTTCCGTCCCATTAGAGAATTTGAAGTTTCCCATATGCTTGAAAAGATCTCCAAATCAGCCGTTGCCTCGGAACCTGTAAACTTGTCTGAAGCCATGATGTCGCTTACAAGTACTATAATTTGTAGGGTTGCTTTCGGGAAGAGGTACGAGGAAGATGGGGTTGGAAGGAGTAGATTTCAAGAGTTGCTGAAAGAAGCTCAGgccttgtttatgtgtttttttgTTGCAGattactttcctttcttgggTTTTATTGATAAGTTCACAGGATTGTTACATCGCCTGGAGAAAAACTTCAGGGAATTTGATGTTTTCTATGAACAGATCATCCAAGAACACCTTGACCCAAGTAGGTCAAAGCCTGCAGAAGAAGATATTCTTGATATCTTACTTCAACTGTGGAAGGATCGTTCTTTTAAAGTTGATCTCAGCTTTGATCACATCAAGGCTGTGCTTATG AACGTATTTGTGGGTGGAACAGACACCGGTGCAGCAACTGTGGTTTGGGCCATGACCttactgatgaagaatcccatAGCAATGAAGAAAGCTCAAGAAGAAATTAGAAAACTTGTTGGGAAGAAAGGTTTTGTAGAAGAAGATGATGTTCAACAACTACCTTATCTCAAAGCTGTGATCAAAGAAACAATGAGATTGCAACCCACAGTTCCCTTATTAGTCCCAAGGGAATCAACTGAAGACTGTGTGTTAGATGGATATGATATACCAGCAAAAACTGTAGTTTATGTGAATACATGGGCAATTGGAAGAGATCCTGAAATCTGGGAAAACCCAGAAGAGTTTAATCCTGAGAGATTCATCAATAGCTCTATTGACTTGAAAGGCCAAGATTTTGAGCTGACACCATTTGGAGCTGGTAGAAGAATTTGTCCTGGGATTTTTATGGGTCTTGCAACTATAGAGGTGTCTCTAGCTAATCTACTTCACAAATTTGACTGGGAGATGCCTGTTGGAATGAAGAAGGAAGACTTGGACATGGATGTGCAACCTGGTATTACTATGCACAAGAAAAATGCTCTTTGCCTTATGGCCAGGAAGTATGCCTGA